One window from the genome of Salvia splendens isolate huo1 chromosome 9, SspV2, whole genome shotgun sequence encodes:
- the LOC121746729 gene encoding rop guanine nucleotide exchange factor 1-like isoform X1: MGSVSSEEASEERCGSYSLSADISESESSNGELEEDECGGASSSAGFSSFAAGGSAYLSPTFSFPIIGGKDVVVWDEKPLKRTSDLSEIEMMKERFAKLLLGEDMSGGGKGVCTALAISNAITNLSATVFGELWRLEPMAPQKKAMWCREMQWLLSVSDSIVELVPSIQQYPGGGTYEVMATRPRSDLYMNLPALKKLDAMLISVLDGFCDTEFWYVDRGIVMDDHDKYSSGSLSGRPSVRQEEKWWLPCPKVPGKGLSEESRKRLQQSRDCTNQILKAALAINANVLAEMDIPAAYIETLPKQNGRECLGDIIYKYITADQFAPERLLDCLDLSTEHHTLDVVNRVEAAVHVWKMKEKKKHPNDAKSKRKSWGGKVKGFVADGEKSLFLAQRAELLLQSLRLRFPGLPQTALDMSKIQYNKDVGHSILESYSRVMESLAFNIIARIDDVVFVDDATRRCAAAESLSIFGRGGGFNGLPIQKKMSPSPFSIQHTPYTSPFATPTFCSSPPMPNSPRRSVSPLNKTSQTRVQNHKFDKIVPADLDKVWSYTGNLGSRRVPWDAPERD, from the exons ATGGGGAGTGTGTCGTCGGAGGAAGCCAGTGAGGAGAGATGCGGGAGCTACAGCTTGAGCGCTGACATCAGCGAGTCGGAGAGCTCGAATGGCGAACTAGAGGAGGACGAGTGCGGCGGCGCGTCGAGCTCCGCAGGATTTTCTTCCTTCGCCGCCGGCGGTTCGGCGTACTTGTCGCCGACTTTTAGTTTTCCTATCATCGGAGGCAAAGATGTGGTGGTATGGGACGAGAAGCCGCTCAAACGTACCTCTGATTTGTCAG AAATTGAGATGATGAAAGAAAGATTTGCGAAGCTTCTCTTGGGGGAGGACATGTCTGGCGGAGGTAAAGGAGTTTGTACCGCGCTAGCAATTTCGAATGCTATCACCAATCTCTCTG CCACTGTATTTGGTGAACTATGGAGGTTGGAACCGATGGCTCCTCAAAAGAAGGCAATGTGGTGCAGAGAGATGCAATGGCTCTTGTCTGTGAGTGATTCGATTGTGGAACTTGTTCCCTCCATTCAACAATACCCGGGTGGTGGCACGTATGAGGTGATGGCAACCAGACCACGCTCAGACTTATATATGAACTTGCCAGCGCTCAAGAAGCTAGATGCGATGTTGATCAGCGTTCTTGATGGGTTTTGTGACACGGAGTTTTGGTATGTTGATCGTGGAATAGTTATGGATGATCACGATAAATATTCATCTGGTTCATTGTCCGGGAGGCCTTCAGTTCGACAGGAGGAGAAGTGGTGGCTTCCGTGCCCTAAGGTTCCTGGGAAGGGTCTGTCTGAAGAGTCAAGGAAGAGGTTACAACAATCCAGGGATTGCACAAACCAGATACTGAAAGCAGCATTAGCCATAAATGCCAATGTGCTAGCTGAGATGGATATTCCAGCAGCCTACATTGAAACATTGCCAAAG CAGAACGGAAGAGAATGCTTGGGTGACATCATATACAAGTATATAACGGCTGATCAGTTCGCACCCGAACGCCTTCTTGATTGCCTCGACTTGTCAACGGAGCATCACACTCTAGATGTAGTAAATAGAGTCGAGGCAGCTGTGCATGTTtggaagatgaaagaaaagaagaaacacCCTAATGATGCGAAATCTAAACGGAAGTCATGGGGTGGTAAGGTGAAGGGTTTTGTAGCTGATGGAGAAAAAAGTCTATTTCTGGCTCAGCGCGCTGAGTTATTGCTGCAAAGTCTTCGGCTTCGCTTCCCTGGCCTTCCACAAACTGCACTAGATATGAGCAAAATTCAATACAACAAG GATGTAGGGCACTCAATTCTTGAGAGCTATTCACGAGTAATGGAGAGTTTAGCTTTCAATATAATTGCTAGGATCGATGATGTTGTGTTTGTGGATGATGCCACAAGGCGCTGTGCTGCAGCAGAGTCCCTGTCAATCTTTGGGAGGGGAGGTGGCTTCAACGGCCTGCCCATCCAAAAGAAGATGTCACCAAGTCCCTTCTCCATTCAGCACACGCCCTACACATCTCCATTTGCGACTCCAACCTTCTGTTCATCCCCGCCCATGCCCAATAGCCCGAGAAGGTCTGTTAGTCCACTGAACAAGACTTCCCAGACAAGAGTGCAAAACCATAAGTTCGACAAGATAGTGCCCGCTGATCTGGATAAAGTCTGGTCGTACACGGGAAATCTAGGGTCCAGGAGAGTCCCATGGGATGCCCCAGAACGTGATTGA
- the LOC121746729 gene encoding rop guanine nucleotide exchange factor 1-like isoform X2, whose protein sequence is MGSVSSEEASEERCGSYSLSADISESESSNGELEEDECGGASSSAGFSSFAAGGSAYLSPTFSFPIIGGKDVVVWDEKPLKRTSDLSEIEMMKERFAKLLLGEDMSGGGKGVCTALAISNAITNLSATVFGELWRLEPMAPQKKAMWCREMQWLLSVSDSIVELVPSIQQYPGGGTYEVMATRPRSDLYMNLPALKKLDAMLISVLDGFCDTEFWYVDRGIVMDDHDKYSSGSLSGRPSVRQEEKWWLPCPKVPGKGLSEESRKRLQQSRDCTNQILKAALAINANVLAEMDIPAAYIETLPKNGRECLGDIIYKYITADQFAPERLLDCLDLSTEHHTLDVVNRVEAAVHVWKMKEKKKHPNDAKSKRKSWGGKVKGFVADGEKSLFLAQRAELLLQSLRLRFPGLPQTALDMSKIQYNKDVGHSILESYSRVMESLAFNIIARIDDVVFVDDATRRCAAAESLSIFGRGGGFNGLPIQKKMSPSPFSIQHTPYTSPFATPTFCSSPPMPNSPRRSVSPLNKTSQTRVQNHKFDKIVPADLDKVWSYTGNLGSRRVPWDAPERD, encoded by the exons ATGGGGAGTGTGTCGTCGGAGGAAGCCAGTGAGGAGAGATGCGGGAGCTACAGCTTGAGCGCTGACATCAGCGAGTCGGAGAGCTCGAATGGCGAACTAGAGGAGGACGAGTGCGGCGGCGCGTCGAGCTCCGCAGGATTTTCTTCCTTCGCCGCCGGCGGTTCGGCGTACTTGTCGCCGACTTTTAGTTTTCCTATCATCGGAGGCAAAGATGTGGTGGTATGGGACGAGAAGCCGCTCAAACGTACCTCTGATTTGTCAG AAATTGAGATGATGAAAGAAAGATTTGCGAAGCTTCTCTTGGGGGAGGACATGTCTGGCGGAGGTAAAGGAGTTTGTACCGCGCTAGCAATTTCGAATGCTATCACCAATCTCTCTG CCACTGTATTTGGTGAACTATGGAGGTTGGAACCGATGGCTCCTCAAAAGAAGGCAATGTGGTGCAGAGAGATGCAATGGCTCTTGTCTGTGAGTGATTCGATTGTGGAACTTGTTCCCTCCATTCAACAATACCCGGGTGGTGGCACGTATGAGGTGATGGCAACCAGACCACGCTCAGACTTATATATGAACTTGCCAGCGCTCAAGAAGCTAGATGCGATGTTGATCAGCGTTCTTGATGGGTTTTGTGACACGGAGTTTTGGTATGTTGATCGTGGAATAGTTATGGATGATCACGATAAATATTCATCTGGTTCATTGTCCGGGAGGCCTTCAGTTCGACAGGAGGAGAAGTGGTGGCTTCCGTGCCCTAAGGTTCCTGGGAAGGGTCTGTCTGAAGAGTCAAGGAAGAGGTTACAACAATCCAGGGATTGCACAAACCAGATACTGAAAGCAGCATTAGCCATAAATGCCAATGTGCTAGCTGAGATGGATATTCCAGCAGCCTACATTGAAACATTGCCAAAG AACGGAAGAGAATGCTTGGGTGACATCATATACAAGTATATAACGGCTGATCAGTTCGCACCCGAACGCCTTCTTGATTGCCTCGACTTGTCAACGGAGCATCACACTCTAGATGTAGTAAATAGAGTCGAGGCAGCTGTGCATGTTtggaagatgaaagaaaagaagaaacacCCTAATGATGCGAAATCTAAACGGAAGTCATGGGGTGGTAAGGTGAAGGGTTTTGTAGCTGATGGAGAAAAAAGTCTATTTCTGGCTCAGCGCGCTGAGTTATTGCTGCAAAGTCTTCGGCTTCGCTTCCCTGGCCTTCCACAAACTGCACTAGATATGAGCAAAATTCAATACAACAAG GATGTAGGGCACTCAATTCTTGAGAGCTATTCACGAGTAATGGAGAGTTTAGCTTTCAATATAATTGCTAGGATCGATGATGTTGTGTTTGTGGATGATGCCACAAGGCGCTGTGCTGCAGCAGAGTCCCTGTCAATCTTTGGGAGGGGAGGTGGCTTCAACGGCCTGCCCATCCAAAAGAAGATGTCACCAAGTCCCTTCTCCATTCAGCACACGCCCTACACATCTCCATTTGCGACTCCAACCTTCTGTTCATCCCCGCCCATGCCCAATAGCCCGAGAAGGTCTGTTAGTCCACTGAACAAGACTTCCCAGACAAGAGTGCAAAACCATAAGTTCGACAAGATAGTGCCCGCTGATCTGGATAAAGTCTGGTCGTACACGGGAAATCTAGGGTCCAGGAGAGTCCCATGGGATGCCCCAGAACGTGATTGA